A genome region from Colwellia sp. Arc7-D includes the following:
- the zwf gene encoding glucose-6-phosphate dehydrogenase — MKNIDTPLASEIVIFGALGDLSRRKLLPSLYQLELAGLLSDDTRIIAVARNDLALDAFTKQIDESLNEFISEALDAETVTKFLARLVYQQLDFKDIKAYENLAKTLSSVEGARVYYYSTPPAIFGDISEGLKSAKLIDNADRVVMEKPIGHCLESSKVINDQVSRYFKEKQIYRIDHYLGKETVLNLLVLRFANSLFTNNWDRNCIDHVQITVAESVGIEGRWGFYDEAGQMRDMVQNHLLQVLSLLAMEPPADLSADSIRDEKLKVIKALKPITLQNVKEKTVRGQYADGYLNGVAVPGYLNEEGAKANSSTETFVAIKAEIDNWRWAGVPFYLRTGKRMPQKHSEIVVHFKQQAHNIFNESYAELPSNKLTIRLQPDEGVELEMMNKIPGIASQMQIHENKLDLSFSKTYDNQRVVGAYERLLLEVIKGDQSLFVRRDEVEAAWKWADSIIEAWQSTNSAPKPYAAGSWGPVSSISLIARDDRHWVE, encoded by the coding sequence ATGAAAAACATAGATACCCCATTAGCAAGTGAAATTGTTATTTTTGGTGCGCTGGGAGACTTATCTCGTCGCAAACTTTTACCGTCTTTATATCAATTAGAATTAGCTGGCTTATTAAGTGATGACACTCGAATTATTGCTGTTGCTCGAAATGATCTAGCGCTTGATGCTTTTACTAAACAAATAGATGAAAGCTTAAATGAATTTATTTCAGAAGCGCTTGATGCCGAAACAGTCACTAAATTTTTAGCCAGACTGGTTTATCAACAACTCGACTTTAAAGATATTAAAGCCTATGAAAACCTCGCTAAAACGTTATCAAGCGTTGAAGGTGCACGTGTTTACTATTACTCCACTCCACCAGCAATTTTTGGTGATATAAGTGAAGGGCTTAAGTCAGCTAAATTAATCGATAATGCTGATAGAGTAGTTATGGAAAAACCTATCGGGCATTGTTTAGAGTCATCTAAAGTCATTAACGACCAAGTATCTCGCTATTTTAAAGAAAAACAAATTTATCGAATCGATCATTATCTCGGTAAAGAAACGGTTTTAAACCTTTTAGTTTTACGATTTGCCAATAGCCTGTTTACTAACAACTGGGATCGTAATTGCATTGACCATGTACAAATTACCGTTGCAGAAAGTGTAGGTATTGAAGGGCGTTGGGGCTTTTATGATGAAGCTGGCCAAATGCGCGATATGGTACAAAATCATTTATTACAAGTTCTTTCTCTACTTGCAATGGAGCCACCGGCAGATTTGAGTGCAGATAGTATTCGAGATGAAAAATTAAAGGTTATTAAAGCACTTAAACCAATTACTCTGCAAAATGTTAAAGAAAAAACAGTCAGAGGCCAATATGCAGACGGTTACCTAAACGGTGTCGCTGTACCGGGTTATTTGAATGAAGAAGGTGCTAAAGCGAATAGTTCAACGGAAACTTTTGTCGCTATAAAAGCTGAAATAGACAACTGGCGTTGGGCGGGCGTACCATTTTACTTGCGAACAGGTAAACGTATGCCACAAAAGCACAGCGAAATTGTTGTACATTTCAAGCAACAAGCTCATAACATTTTTAATGAAAGCTATGCCGAATTACCATCAAATAAATTAACCATTCGTTTGCAACCAGACGAAGGCGTTGAGCTTGAAATGATGAATAAAATTCCGGGTATTGCCTCTCAAATGCAGATCCATGAAAATAAATTAGATTTAAGTTTTTCTAAAACTTATGACAATCAACGTGTTGTCGGCGCTTATGAACGTTTATTACTAGAAGTAATAAAAGGTGATCAATCGTTATTCGTTCGTCGCGATGAAGTTGAGGCTGCTTGGAAGTGGGCTGACAGTATTATTGAAGCTTGGCAATCAACCAATAGCGCACCAAAACCATATGCAGCAGGTTCTTGGGGACCTGTTTCATCAATTTCTTTAATCGCGCGTGATGATCGCCATTGGGTGGAATAA
- a CDS encoding MurR/RpiR family transcriptional regulator: MNILEKIANELDTFSKSERKVAEVILSSPGTVIHASIAALAKQANISEPTVNRFCRRLDTKGYPDFKLHLAQSLANGTPYVNRHVDENDSADEYTSKIFESTMANLELARKSLDTSTINRSVDLLTQANKISFFGLGASAVVAHDAQNKFFRFNVPVVYFDDILMQRMSAINSRQGDVVVVISHTGRTKALVDVASLARENDATVIGITTAGTPLAKECNFVLSVDVAEDTDLYMPMASRIAQLTLIDCLATGFTLRRGTKFRDNLKKVKDSLRSSRFERKD; this comes from the coding sequence ATGAATATATTAGAAAAAATCGCCAATGAGTTAGATACTTTCAGTAAATCTGAACGTAAAGTGGCAGAAGTTATATTATCATCACCTGGTACTGTTATACATGCCAGTATCGCCGCCTTGGCGAAGCAAGCTAATATAAGTGAACCAACCGTTAATCGCTTTTGTCGTCGCCTTGACACAAAAGGTTATCCCGACTTTAAACTCCATTTAGCACAAAGTCTTGCTAATGGTACGCCTTATGTTAACCGTCATGTTGACGAAAATGACTCTGCTGATGAATATACCTCAAAAATATTCGAATCAACAATGGCTAACCTAGAATTAGCGCGTAAAAGCTTAGACACTTCAACGATTAACCGCTCAGTAGATTTGTTAACCCAAGCAAATAAAATTTCCTTTTTTGGTTTAGGTGCTTCTGCTGTCGTTGCACATGATGCACAAAATAAATTTTTTCGCTTTAATGTACCTGTTGTTTATTTCGATGACATATTAATGCAACGTATGAGTGCAATAAATAGTCGCCAAGGTGATGTTGTTGTTGTGATCTCACATACCGGCAGAACTAAAGCATTGGTTGATGTCGCCAGTTTAGCCCGTGAAAACGATGCAACGGTAATAGGTATAACAACGGCAGGCACACCATTAGCTAAAGAGTGTAATTTTGTATTATCAGTAGATGTTGCCGAAGATACCGATCTTTACATGCCTATGGCATCGCGCATTGCACAGCTGACGTTAATTGATTGCTTAGCGACTGGATTCACTCTACGTCGTGGCACAAAGTTTAGAGATAATTTGAAAAAAGTTAAAGACAGTCTGCGTAGCTCACGCTTCGAACGTAAAGACTAA
- the pyk gene encoding pyruvate kinase has protein sequence MPRRTKIVATLGPATDDRNILKQVLAAGVNVVRLNFSHGIPQDHIDRANMVRELSKELGIYVGILGDLQGPKIRVSTFKNGPIKLAIGDKFELDASMAKGEGCQEKVGIDYKKLPQDVIPGDILLLDDGRVQLRVLETKGQSVFTEVTVGGPLSNNKGINRQGGGLTAPALTAKDKEDIKLAAKINVDFLAVSFPRDAADMREARLLAQEAGCDARLVSKIERAEAVNDNEVLDGIILASDVVMVARGDLGVEIGDAALVGKQKHIIARSRQLNRVVITATQMMETMIEQPMPTRAEVMDVANAVLDGTDAVMLSAETAAGKYPIETVKAMASVCIGAEKESSVTNSKHRVETTFTEVSETIALSAMYAANHLDGVKAIIALTESGHTTRIMSRISSGLPIYSLSRHPKTLTKTAIYRGVYPVAFDSTGAVNAEKMAQDVMSAVVKGSELVAGDKVILTHGDLMETVGATNTLKVLTLTKKHFA, from the coding sequence ATGCCTAGAAGAACCAAAATTGTCGCGACTTTAGGTCCGGCAACTGACGATAGAAACATATTAAAACAAGTATTGGCTGCAGGTGTAAACGTTGTTAGGTTGAACTTTTCTCACGGTATTCCTCAAGATCATATAGACCGCGCTAATATGGTTCGTGAATTATCAAAAGAACTTGGTATTTATGTTGGTATTTTAGGTGACTTACAAGGTCCAAAAATTCGTGTTTCTACCTTTAAGAATGGTCCAATCAAATTAGCAATAGGCGATAAGTTTGAATTAGACGCTTCAATGGCTAAAGGTGAAGGTTGTCAGGAAAAAGTCGGTATTGATTACAAAAAACTTCCACAAGATGTTATCCCTGGTGATATTTTATTACTTGACGATGGTCGTGTGCAATTACGTGTACTAGAAACTAAAGGCCAATCAGTATTTACCGAAGTTACTGTTGGTGGTCCATTATCAAATAACAAAGGCATTAACCGCCAAGGTGGTGGTCTTACCGCCCCTGCACTTACTGCTAAAGATAAAGAAGATATTAAATTAGCAGCAAAAATTAATGTTGATTTCTTAGCGGTGTCTTTCCCTCGTGATGCTGCAGATATGCGTGAAGCGCGTTTATTAGCACAAGAAGCTGGATGTGACGCTCGCTTGGTATCTAAAATTGAACGTGCTGAAGCAGTTAATGATAACGAAGTATTAGACGGTATTATTTTAGCCTCTGATGTTGTTATGGTTGCCCGTGGTGATTTAGGTGTTGAAATTGGCGATGCTGCATTAGTTGGTAAGCAAAAACATATTATTGCTCGTAGCCGTCAATTAAACCGTGTGGTTATTACCGCAACACAAATGATGGAAACCATGATTGAACAGCCAATGCCTACTCGTGCTGAAGTTATGGATGTCGCTAATGCTGTGCTTGATGGTACCGATGCAGTTATGCTTTCAGCTGAAACAGCTGCTGGTAAATATCCGATTGAAACCGTAAAAGCCATGGCGAGCGTGTGTATTGGTGCTGAAAAAGAAAGTTCAGTAACCAATTCAAAGCATCGTGTTGAAACTACTTTTACTGAAGTATCAGAAACTATTGCATTGTCTGCGATGTATGCAGCTAATCACTTAGACGGTGTTAAAGCAATAATTGCCTTAACTGAATCTGGTCATACGACACGAATTATGTCGCGTATTTCTTCAGGCTTACCAATTTACTCATTGTCGCGTCATCCTAAAACGTTAACTAAAACGGCTATTTATCGTGGTGTTTACCCAGTAGCATTTGACTCTACTGGTGCTGTTAATGCTGAAAAAATGGCACAAGACGTAATGTCTGCAGTAGTAAAAGGTTCAGAATTAGTTGCAGGCGATAAAGTTATTCTAACCCACGGTGATTTAATGGAAACTGTTGGTGCAACTAATACGTTAAAAGTACTTACGTTAACTAAAAAGCACTTTGCTTAA
- a CDS encoding DUF6279 family lipoprotein, translated as MLKIKSTLMWVLLAVLVSGCSFRFVYNHLDWWTNWYLDDYVTLTDQQQQLFDNEFEQLHLWHRTSQLPVYVQQLKSIKADINGDINAQRVKDNLAQLIQHWQNFLMAAEPKLQPLAFSLSNSQKQQLITAIQENNQDNIDDFENLNEQEWLEERSDEQKDQLKSWFGRLTDEQKDQVTKLSEKYQRSFMPRMAYRQQWTNEFAQLLNGDLPDHQFKFEFYRLFVNGRSLRDEQLNTISDNNSEVFANIFLYMVTTANDKQRKRINKKLDKVIGDLEYLISND; from the coding sequence ATGTTAAAAATAAAATCAACGCTAATGTGGGTATTGTTAGCTGTACTTGTTTCAGGTTGCAGTTTTAGGTTTGTATATAACCATTTAGACTGGTGGACAAACTGGTACTTGGATGATTATGTCACCCTGACAGATCAGCAACAGCAACTGTTTGATAATGAATTTGAACAATTACATCTTTGGCATCGCACTTCACAGTTACCTGTATATGTGCAGCAGCTTAAAAGTATTAAAGCCGACATAAACGGTGATATAAACGCACAGCGTGTTAAAGATAACCTGGCGCAACTGATACAACATTGGCAAAATTTTTTAATGGCGGCAGAGCCAAAATTGCAGCCTTTAGCTTTTAGTTTATCGAACAGTCAAAAACAGCAACTAATCACGGCAATACAAGAAAATAATCAAGATAATATTGATGACTTTGAAAACCTGAATGAGCAAGAATGGCTAGAAGAGCGTAGTGATGAACAAAAGGATCAACTTAAGTCATGGTTTGGTCGATTAACCGATGAACAAAAAGATCAAGTAACAAAACTGAGTGAAAAATATCAACGCTCTTTTATGCCCCGTATGGCTTATCGTCAACAATGGACTAACGAGTTTGCTCAACTGCTAAATGGTGATTTACCCGATCATCAATTTAAGTTTGAATTTTACCGTTTATTTGTCAATGGACGTAGTTTAAGAGATGAGCAACTTAATACTATTTCTGATAATAACAGTGAAGTTTTTGCTAATATTTTTCTTTATATGGTCACAACAGCAAATGATAAACAACGTAAACGTATTAATAAAAAACTCGATAAAGTTATCGGTGATTTAGAGTACTTAATTAGTAACGATTAG
- a CDS encoding LysR family transcriptional regulator: protein MDISFEQLKSMVVFSHIVEQGSFSAAAKHIGLSRAVVSYHIKKLEQQLGVVLLNRSTRSIALTQAGSDYYQRCRIIAQQASAANQQIENVKNEPEGLLKITCPVSVGLHTIVPALNKFRDLYPKIELNVMLTDEVVNILKEGIDLAIRGAPLSDSGLQARKLAVLSTCICGSPEYFKKHGRVNKPSELNQHNWVVYKLASQKLTLEKSGRTYTVDIKGTITTNNASARTAFVEGGHGLGRIPVYDAWPKIKAGQLETVLNDYQLNAIDVYGVFPPGAATSKKLRLLIDFLQQFFEQQQLSLMTNFNST, encoded by the coding sequence ATGGATATATCTTTTGAACAACTGAAAAGCATGGTGGTATTTTCACATATTGTAGAACAAGGTAGTTTTAGTGCAGCAGCAAAACATATTGGGCTTTCTCGAGCCGTGGTTAGCTATCATATTAAAAAATTGGAGCAACAGCTTGGCGTTGTACTATTAAATAGGTCAACACGCTCTATTGCGCTTACACAAGCAGGTAGTGATTATTACCAACGATGTCGTATCATTGCCCAACAGGCCAGTGCAGCCAACCAACAAATAGAAAATGTAAAAAATGAACCTGAAGGCTTACTCAAAATTACCTGTCCGGTGAGTGTCGGTTTGCATACTATTGTGCCTGCGCTAAATAAATTTAGAGATCTTTATCCAAAAATTGAGCTAAATGTCATGTTAACCGATGAAGTGGTAAATATTCTTAAAGAAGGTATAGATTTAGCCATAAGAGGCGCACCTTTGTCTGACTCTGGTTTACAAGCACGCAAGCTTGCCGTGTTATCTACTTGCATTTGTGGCTCACCAGAATATTTTAAAAAACATGGGCGTGTAAACAAACCCAGCGAATTAAACCAACATAACTGGGTCGTTTATAAGCTTGCCAGTCAAAAATTAACGCTTGAAAAGTCAGGTCGAACCTATACAGTTGATATTAAAGGCACAATAACGACCAATAATGCTAGTGCAAGAACAGCCTTTGTTGAAGGTGGTCATGGCTTGGGACGAATTCCTGTTTATGATGCTTGGCCTAAAATCAAAGCAGGGCAATTAGAAACTGTTTTAAATGATTATCAACTCAACGCTATTGATGTTTACGGTGTATTTCCACCCGGAGCGGCAACGTCAAAAAAACTGCGTTTGTTAATTGATTTTCTTCAACAGTTTTTTGAACAACAACAATTAAGTTTGATGACTAACTTTAATTCTACGTAA
- a CDS encoding type 1 glutamine amidotransferase domain-containing protein, with the protein MTTNKKVLMVLTSHDQLGDTGEKTGFWLEEFASPYYQLIDAGYNVTLASPLGGQPPLDPKSAEADFQTDATRRFENDTTNQAILATTIKLNLVDANDYAAVFYPGGHGPMWDLTNDQNSIDLISAFIEQNKPVAVVCHSTSVLLNVKDKDGNPIVKGKKVAGFTNSEEEAVQLTDIVPFLLEDELIKQGADYQKGDDWVSFVVEDSGIISGQNPASSSEAAERLIKKLS; encoded by the coding sequence ATGACTACAAATAAAAAAGTATTAATGGTTCTTACCTCACATGATCAATTAGGCGACACTGGAGAGAAAACAGGGTTTTGGCTAGAAGAGTTTGCTTCGCCATACTACCAATTAATTGATGCTGGATATAATGTAACTTTAGCCTCACCTTTAGGTGGACAACCGCCATTAGATCCAAAAAGTGCAGAAGCTGATTTTCAAACAGATGCAACACGTCGCTTTGAAAATGACACCACCAATCAAGCCATATTAGCAACAACCATCAAGTTAAACTTAGTTGATGCAAATGATTATGCCGCTGTTTTCTATCCTGGTGGCCATGGTCCAATGTGGGATTTAACTAATGATCAAAACTCAATTGATTTGATATCAGCATTTATCGAACAAAATAAGCCTGTAGCGGTAGTTTGTCATTCAACGTCTGTATTACTTAATGTTAAAGACAAAGATGGTAACCCTATTGTTAAGGGTAAAAAAGTTGCTGGTTTTACTAATAGCGAAGAAGAAGCCGTGCAGTTAACCGACATAGTGCCATTTTTGCTTGAAGATGAGTTAATTAAGCAAGGTGCAGATTACCAAAAAGGTGACGACTGGGTATCATTCGTTGTTGAAGACAGCGGTATTATTAGTGGTCAAAATCCAGCAAGTTCAAGTGAAGCTGCTGAGCGTTTAATTAAAAAATTAAGCTAA
- a CDS encoding SMI1/KNR4 family protein encodes MRSTDDLVNSSEDNFIDSFVEEFCKNQTLTPISIADIAELEARLIVTLPNSYKYLLSNYGLLHTPNVMTKTCDLSVELTQVQDFLSLEDVYSLSKLYEMSGMPKGHILFASDCKGNMFCFKHEDCEKIGSDIPVWFYNQNNQTIEKTADTFNLWLREFSVC; translated from the coding sequence GTGCGAAGTACCGATGATTTAGTCAATAGTTCTGAAGATAACTTTATAGATAGTTTTGTAGAAGAATTTTGCAAAAACCAAACGTTGACCCCTATATCAATTGCAGATATTGCTGAGCTTGAAGCTCGTTTGATTGTTACGTTACCTAACTCATATAAATATTTGTTATCTAATTATGGCTTGCTTCATACACCCAATGTTATGACAAAAACCTGTGATTTATCAGTAGAATTAACTCAGGTTCAAGACTTCCTAAGTCTGGAAGATGTATATTCCTTATCTAAATTGTATGAAATGAGCGGGATGCCAAAAGGACATATTTTGTTTGCTTCTGATTGTAAGGGCAATATGTTTTGTTTCAAACATGAAGATTGTGAAAAAATTGGCAGTGATATTCCAGTATGGTTTTACAATCAAAATAATCAAACCATTGAAAAAACGGCGGATACATTTAATCTGTGGTTACGGGAGTTTAGCGTCTGCTAA